DNA sequence from the Pedobacter sp. W3I1 genome:
ATATTTAATATAAGTATCCAGATCCTTGTCGCCACGGCCTGACAGGCAAACCACTACGTTTTCGCCACCTTTAAATTCCATTTTTTCTAAATAAGCCAAGGCATGTGCACTTTCGATGGCCGGAATAATTCCTTCCAGTTGTGTACAAAGTAAACCGGCATCTAAGCTTTCTTCATCAGTAATGGAAACATATTGGCCACGACCTGTTTTAAACAAATGTGCATGTTGTGGGCCAATTCCCGGATAATCCAACCCTGCTGAAACTGAATGCGGTTCAACAACCTGTCCGTCTGGCGTTTGCATCAAGATACTTCTGCTTCCATGTAAAACCCCTTCTTTACCCAGATATGTGGTTGCGGCAGAAAACCCGCTTGATACACCTTTTCCGGCTGCTTCAACAGCAATCAGTTTAACATTCTCATCGTCCATAAAATGGTAGAACATCCCCATGGCATTACTTCCACCACCTACACAGGCCAAAACATAATCAGGCTGATCGCTACCGGTTTGTTCTAAAAGTTGTTTTTTGGTTTCCTCAGAAATAATCGATTGAAAAATCGCTACCATATCAGGGTAAGGATGTGGACCAACCACCGAACCAATAATATAATGTGTATCTACCGGATTATTGATCCAATCGCGCATCGCCTCATTGGTAGCATCTTTTAAGGTTTTGCTTCCCGAGCTTGCCGGAACCACCTTTGCCCCCAGCATTTTCATGCGTGCCACATTTGGTGCCTGGCGCTCGATATCTACCTCGCCCATGTAAATTACACACTCCAGGTTACGCAGCGCACATACGGTTGCAGTAGCTACACCATGCTGACCAGCACCTGTTTCAGCAATAATCCTTTTTTTGCCCAGTTTTTCGGCCAATAAAATCTGTCCGATGGTATTATTGATCTTATGGGCACCGGTATGGTTTAAATCTTCTCTTTTTAGAAAAATATTGGCACCAAATCTTTCCGAATATCTTTTGGCCAGATATAAAGGCGAAGGGCGGCCAACATAATCTTTTAACAATTGATGAAATTCCTTTTGAAAATCGGCATCATCAATAATCTTTAAATAGTTTTGACGCAATTCCTCTACGTTTGGATAAAGCATTTCGGGGATGTACGCGCCACCAAAATCTCCATAATATCCTTTTTCGTTTACTTTGTATTTCATGTTTTTTTTCCTTTTTCCCTTGGTTCAAACCAAGGGTTATGAATAACAATCTATTTATTCATTTCTTTAATAAATTCTTTAATCTTCTCCGCATCTTTTAAACCTGGTTCAATTTCAAATCTGCTATTGATATCCAGGGCATATAAGCGGTCATCATGTATATCCTTTATGGCCGGGGCATGTTCTAAATCAATTCCGCCACTTAAAAAGTAAGGTTTGGTATAAGTATATCGGTCTAAAACAGACCAATTGAATGTTTTCCCCGATCCACCATGTGTTTTAGTTTTGGTATCGAACAGGAAATAATCTACCACATTTAAATAAGCTTCGAGACCTGAAAAATCAAAATCTTCATCTATTCCGAAAGCTTTAATCACTTCTAAAGCAGGAAAGCTTGATTTTAATGCTGCACAATATTCAGGCGATTCATCGCCATGTAACTGAACAGCTTTTAGCTTCAATGTGTTTACTTTATCTTTTACCTTTTCAAGATCTTCATTTACAAAAACCCCTACGGTTTTAATCTCAGCAGGAATGTATTTGATCAATTCAGCAGAAACATCGCTGATTAGTCTGGGCGATTTTTCATAAAAGATAAAGCCCAGATAATCTGGCTGAAGCTCGGCTACCGCAGCAATATTTGCTGCCAGGTGCATTCCACAAACTTTTAACTTTAACATGCCAATAAGTTTTTGAAACTGTTTAACGCTTTTTTGCTGGTTAAAGATTCTTCCGCTTCGTAAAAGCAGTCGGCAAAAGATTGCTCAGGTTTTATGGTTTTAATGGCCAGTGCCGAATTACACAGCACCACGTTGTTCTGTACATCTGTAGCTTCCCCATTTAAAACAGCCATAAATATTTTGGCAGATGATTCTACGGTATCGCCACCTTTAATCGCATGGGTATCAACCTTATCAAAACCCATATCCTGAAGGGTTAAAATCTGTTCGCCCTTATTCGAAAAGGTTTTTACATCGCAGGTTAGTGAAACCTCGTCATAACCTTCCAATGCATGTACAATAGTATAACTTTTATCGGTATCCTGGTATAAATAAGCATATAAACGGGCCAGTTCCAGACTGAACACGCCTACCATCTGGTATTTTGGCTGCCCGGGGTTAACCATTGGCCCCAGCATATTAAAAAATGTTTTTACCCCCAGTTCTTTACGGATTGGCGCTACAATTTTCATGGCAGGATTAAACAAAGGAGCGTGTAAGAAACAGATCCCGGCAGTATCTAAATTGCGCCTTAAAGTAGCTTCATCATTGGTAAAAGTATAACCTAAATATTCCATTACATTAGAAGAACCGCAGCCCGAAGAAACGCCGTAATTACCATGTTTAGCCACATGATGACCAGCACCTGCCACTACAAATGAGGATAAGGTAGAAATAT
Encoded proteins:
- the trpB gene encoding tryptophan synthase subunit beta → MKYKVNEKGYYGDFGGAYIPEMLYPNVEELRQNYLKIIDDADFQKEFHQLLKDYVGRPSPLYLAKRYSERFGANIFLKREDLNHTGAHKINNTIGQILLAEKLGKKRIIAETGAGQHGVATATVCALRNLECVIYMGEVDIERQAPNVARMKMLGAKVVPASSGSKTLKDATNEAMRDWINNPVDTHYIIGSVVGPHPYPDMVAIFQSIISEETKKQLLEQTGSDQPDYVLACVGGGSNAMGMFYHFMDDENVKLIAVEAAGKGVSSGFSAATTYLGKEGVLHGSRSILMQTPDGQVVEPHSVSAGLDYPGIGPQHAHLFKTGRGQYVSITDEESLDAGLLCTQLEGIIPAIESAHALAYLEKMEFKGGENVVVCLSGRGDKDLDTYIKYFNL
- the trpD gene encoding anthranilate phosphoribosyltransferase, producing MKKILNHLFENKSFSREEAKNILISISEGAFNSSQIAAFITAYAMRNITVQELQGFRDAMLDMCVKVNLSGYELIDLCGTGGDGKDTFNISTLSSFVVAGAGHHVAKHGNYGVSSGCGSSNVMEYLGYTFTNDEATLRRNLDTAGICFLHAPLFNPAMKIVAPIRKELGVKTFFNMLGPMVNPGQPKYQMVGVFSLELARLYAYLYQDTDKSYTIVHALEGYDEVSLTCDVKTFSNKGEQILTLQDMGFDKVDTHAIKGGDTVESSAKIFMAVLNGEATDVQNNVVLCNSALAIKTIKPEQSFADCFYEAEESLTSKKALNSFKNLLAC
- a CDS encoding phosphoribosylanthranilate isomerase — its product is MLKLKVCGMHLAANIAAVAELQPDYLGFIFYEKSPRLISDVSAELIKYIPAEIKTVGVFVNEDLEKVKDKVNTLKLKAVQLHGDESPEYCAALKSSFPALEVIKAFGIDEDFDFSGLEAYLNVVDYFLFDTKTKTHGGSGKTFNWSVLDRYTYTKPYFLSGGIDLEHAPAIKDIHDDRLYALDINSRFEIEPGLKDAEKIKEFIKEMNK